The DNA sequence ATTATCTATGGGCGGTTCATTTGAAGTAAGCCACTCGACTTTGTTTGTAGCGGAAGGCAGAATACCGTTTTACAGACACCAAAACTGGCGATTTGCAGGCGGTGTTGAACAACAGATAGCAAACCCAGTTCGTCTGAGATTTGGAGCGGAGAGAGAGATTTTCACCAATTTTGAGACGCCGTGGTTTTTAACAACAGGCGGCGGAGTTCGTTTCCCTGTTCAGAGAAAAACTATAGACATTGATTTTTCATACGAATTTATGACAAACAGAGAACTCAGAAACGTTTGGGATATTTCAATCAAAGTTCAATTGTAATATGGAAATAATCAGCGATTTTTTGCCCGATATTTGGGGTGAGCGAAGCGGTACAAGCAAAATCGACACAGTAGTCATTCACGCAATGAGCGCAAGCGGCGTTTCCCACGAAAATCCGTTTTCTTACGATAACTGCATACAAATCCTAAAAGACTACGACGTAAGCGCGCATTACATCATAGACAGAAACGGTAAAATCTACAACCTTGTCCCCGAAGATAAAAAAGCGTGGCACGCAGGAATATCGCGAATGCCCGCGCCCGACAATCGCGACGGCGTAAATGATTTTTCAATCGGAATAGAGTTAAT is a window from the Chitinivibrionia bacterium genome containing:
- a CDS encoding N-acetylmuramoyl-L-alanine amidase, whose translation is MEIISDFLPDIWGERSGTSKIDTVVIHAMSASGVSHENPFSYDNCIQILKDYDVSAHYIIDRNGKIYNLVPEDKKAWHAGISRMPAPDNRDGVNDFSIGIELIGNEEEPFEEAQYSALNFLLSDIKKRLNTVKNIVGHQHIATQELVDLGLRKDVKWDPGKMFDWGKIKK